From the genome of Euhalothece natronophila Z-M001, one region includes:
- a CDS encoding outer membrane protein assembly factor BamB family protein — protein sequence MKQWQFGLITAVSAIALIVGGVTIDTQFISSGGKGVAHPGDDSNTAMFRGNLQRTGEYPGGGPTEFNELLWEFPTDDQMISSSPTVSEGVAYFGADGLYAVDVETGEELWNFQTEASVWSSPAVSEGVVYFGSHDNHLYAVDVETGEELWNFQTDDRVASSPAVSEGVAYFGADGLYAVDVETGEELWNFQTDDRVASSPAVSEGVAYFGADGLYAVDVETGQELWNFQTDAFVGSSPAVSEGVVYFGSADNHLYALDVDTGEELWNFQTDAWVSSSPAVSEGVVYFGSADNHLYALDVDTGEELWNFQTESLVESSPAVSEGVVYFSSYDNHLYALDIEMGQELWNFQTDYPELLSPAVSEGVVYFGSSDGRLRAVR from the coding sequence TCTTCAGGGGGCAAAGGAGTAGCCCATCCTGGAGATGACTCCAATACTGCGATGTTTAGAGGAAACTTACAACGCACAGGAGAATATCCAGGGGGAGGGCCCACCGAATTTAATGAACTTCTCTGGGAATTTCCGACTGATGATCAGATGATATCGTCATCGCCTACGGTGTCAGAGGGAGTAGCTTATTTTGGCGCTGATGGTCTTTATGCCGTAGATGTAGAGACGGGAGAAGAACTTTGGAATTTTCAAACTGAGGCTTCGGTATGGTCATCGCCAGCAGTATCAGAGGGAGTGGTTTATTTTGGTAGCCATGATAATCACCTTTATGCCGTAGATGTGGAGACGGGAGAAGAACTTTGGAATTTTCAAACTGATGATCGGGTAGCCTCATCCCCTGCTGTATCAGAGGGAGTAGCTTATTTTGGCGCTGATGGTCTTTATGCCGTAGATGTGGAGACGGGAGAAGAACTTTGGAATTTTCAAACTGATGATCGGGTAGCCTCATCCCCTGCTGTATCAGAGGGAGTAGCTTATTTTGGCGCTGATGGTCTTTATGCCGTAGATGTAGAGACGGGACAAGAACTTTGGAACTTTCAAACTGATGCTTTTGTAGGCTCATCGCCGGCGGTGTCAGAGGGAGTGGTTTATTTTGGTAGCGCTGATAATCACCTTTATGCCCTAGATGTGGATACTGGAGAGGAACTTTGGAACTTTCAAACTGATGCTTGGGTATCCTCATCGCCAGCAGTATCAGAGGGAGTGGTTTATTTTGGTAGCGCTGATAATCACCTTTATGCCCTAGATGTGGATACTGGAGAGGAACTTTGGAATTTTCAAACTGAGTCTTTGGTAGAATCATCCCCTGCTGTATCAGAGGGAGTGGTTTATTTTAGTAGCTATGACAATCACCTTTATGCCCTAGATATAGAGATGGGACAAGAACTTTGGAACTTTCAAACTGATTATCCGGAACTCTTATCGCCAGCAGTATCAGAGGGAGTAGTTTATTTTGGTAGCAGTGATGGTCGGTTACGGGCGGTGAGGTAA